A section of the Apodemus sylvaticus chromosome 10, mApoSyl1.1, whole genome shotgun sequence genome encodes:
- the Tbl3 gene encoding transducin beta-like protein 3, producing MAETAAGLCRFKANYAVERKIEPFYKGGKAQLDQTGSYLFCVCGTKVNVLDVASGALLQSLEQEDQEDITAFDLSPDDEVLVTASRALLLAQWAWREGTVSRLWKAIHTAPVASMAFDATSTLLATGGCDGAVRVWDIVRHYGTHQFRGSPGVVHLVAFHPDPTRLLLFSSAVDSAIRVWSLQDRSCLAVLTAHYSAVTSLSFSEDGHTMLSSGRDKICIVWDLQSYQTTRTVPVFESVEASVLLPKEPAPALGVKNSGLHFLTAGDQGILRVWEAASGQCVYTQPQTPGLRQELTHCTLARAAGLFLTVTADHNLLLYEAHSLQLQKQFAGYSEEVLDVRFLGPNDSHIIVASNSPCLKVFELQTLACQILHGHTDIVLALDVFRKGWLFASCAKDQSVRIWKMNKAGQVACVAQGSGHTHSVGTVCCSRLKESFLVTGSQDCTVKLWPLPEALLSKNTAADSGPMLLQAQTTQRCHDKDINSVAISPNDKLLATGSQDRTAKLWALPQCQLLGVFTGHRRGLWNVQFSPMDQVLATASADGTIKLWALQDFSCLKTFEGHDASVLKVAFVSRGSQLLSSGSDGLLKLWTIKSNECVRTLDAHEDKVWGLHCSRLDDHAITGGGDSRIILWKDVTEAEQAEEQAKREEQVIKQQELDNLLHEKRYLRALGLAISLDRPHTVLTVIQAIRRDPEACEKLEATILRLRRDQKEALLRFCVTWNTNSRHCHEAQAVLSVLLRHEAPEELLAYEGVRGTLEALLPYTERHFQRLSRTLQAATFLDFLWHNMKLSPLPAAAPPAL from the exons CTATGCTGTTGAGCGGAAGATCGAACCTTTCTACAAGGGTGGGAAAGCACAG CTGGACCAGACTGGCAGTTACCTCTTTTGCGTCTGTGGTACCAAAGTCAACGTCCTGGATGTGGCCTCGGGGGCTTTGCTTCAGAGCCTGGAGCAG GAGGACCAAGAGGACATTACTGCCTTTGACCTCAGTCCCGATGATGAA GTACTGGTAACAGCCAGCCGGGCACTGCTGCTGGCTCAGTGGGCCTGGCGAGAAGGCACTGTCAGTCGCCTGTGGAAGGCGATACACACAGCTCCTGTGGCCTCCATGGCTTTTGATGCCACCTCTACACTGTTAGCCACAG GTGGCTGTGACGGGGCTGTACGTGTCTGGGACATTGTGCGACATTATGGGACGCACCAGTTCCGAGGCTCGCCCGGTGTCGTACA TTTAGTAGCCTTCCATCCAGACCCCACTCGTCTGCTGCTCTTCTCCTCAGCTGTGGACAGCGCTATCCGCGTGTGGTCACTGCAGGACCGCTCGTGTCTGGCTGTCCTGACTGCACACTATAGTGCTGTCACTTCTCTGTCCTTTAGTGAGGATGGCCACACTATGCTCAG CTCTGGCCGTGACAAGATCTGCATAGTTTGGGACCTTCAGAGCTACCAGACCACAAGGACAGTGCCAGTGTTTGAG AGTGTGGAAGCCTCTGTGCTATTGCCCAAGGAGCCGGCACCTGCACTGGGTGTGAAGAACTCAGGCCTACACTTCTTAACAGCTGGTGACCAAG GGATCCTTCGTGTGTGGGAAGCAGCTTCTGGGCAGTGTGTATACACCCAGCCACAAACGCCAGGTCTAAGGCAGGAGCTCACCCACTGTACCCTGGCCCGTGCTGCTGGCCTGTTTCTCACTGTCACTGCCGATCACAACCTGCTACTGTATGAGGCGCACTCCTTACAGTTGCAGAAACAG TTTGCTGGCTATAGCGAGGAGGTGTTGGATGTTCGGTTCCTGGGGCCCAATGACTCCCACATCATCGTGGCTTCTAACAGCCCTTGCCTGAAGGTCTTTGAGCTACAGACTTTGGCCTGTCAGATCCTCCATGGTCACACAG ACATTGTCCTGGCCCTGGATGTGTTCCGGAAGGGGTGGCTCTTTGCCAGCTGTGCCAAG GATCAGAGCGTACGCATCTGGAAGATGAACAAGGCTGGCCAGGTGGCCTGTGTAGCTCAGGGTTCCGGCCACACACACAGCGTGGGCACCGTCTGCTGTTCTAG GCTAAAAGAGTCTTTCCTGGtgacaggaagtcaggactgtacTGTGAAGCTCTGGCCCCTCCCCGAGGCTCTGCTCTCCAAGAACACAGCTGCGGACAGTGGCCCCATGCTCCTACAGGCCCAAACCACTCAGCGCTGCCACGACAAA GACATCAACAGCGTGGCTATCTCTCCCAATGACAAGCTGTTAGCAACAGGCTCACAGGATCGTACAGCTAAGCTCTGGGCCTTGCCTCAGTGCCAACTGTTAGGTGTTTTTACAGGCCACCGGCGTGGCCTCTGGAATGTCCAGTTCTCCCCCATGGACCAGGTGCTGGCCACAGCTTCTGCCGACGGCACCATCAAGCTGTGGGCACTGCAGGACTTCAGTTGTCTCAAG ACATTTGAGGGACATGATGCTTCTGTGCTGAAGGTGGCCTTTGTGAGTCGTGGCTCACAGCTGCTGTCTAG TGGCTCTGACGGGCTCCTGAAGCTGTGGACCATTAAGAGCAACGAGTGTGTGCGGACCTTGGATGCTCACGAGGACAAGGTCTGGGGGCTACACTGCAGCCGACTGGATGATCATGCCATCACGGGTGGCGGTGACTCCCGAATCATTCTCTGGAAG GATGTGACAGAAGCTGAGCAGGCAGAAGAGCAGGCCAAACGGGAAGAGCAGGTGATCAA GCAGCAAGAGCTGGACAACCTGCTCCACGAGAAGCGCTATCTCCGGGCACTAGGCCTCGCCATCTCTCTGGACCGTCCCCACACCGTGCTGACTGTGATCCAGG CCATCCGGAGGGATCCTGAGGCCTGTGAGAAGCTGGAAGCCACCATACTCCGACTGCGAAGAGACCAGAAAG aggcCCTGCTGCGCTTCTGTGTCACGTGGAACACAAATTCCAGACATTGCCACGAAGCCCAGGCTGTGCTTAGTGTGCTGCTGCGACATGAGGCTCCTGAGGAGCTGCTGGCTTATGAGGGTGTGCGTGGCACGCTGGAGGCCTTGCTGCCCTACACTG AGCGGCACTTTCAGCGGCTTAGCAGGACACTGCAAGCAGCCACCTTCTTGGACTTCCTGTGGCACAACATGAAGCTGTCCCCACTCCCTGCTGCAGCCCCCCCAGCCCTGTGA
- the Noxo1 gene encoding NADPH oxidase organizer 1 isoform X1 produces the protein MASPRHPVSARAVALVQMDRLQTFAFSVCWSDNSDTFARRSWDEFRQLQRLTHASPHQKTLKKTFPVEAGLLRKSERVLPKLPDSPLLTRRGHTGRGLVRLRLLDTYVRALLATSEHILRSSALSGFFAPKPLDLEPMLPPGSLVILPTPEEPLCQPTGSLTIHSLEAQSMHCVQPFHTLDTRDRPFHTQAQEILDVLLRHPSGWWLVENKDQQTAWFPAPYLEEVATGLGQESGLALQGSGRQLCATQAYEGSRPDELTVPSGARVSVLETSDRGWWLCRYNGRTGLLPSVLLQPEGLGSLLSRSGLPDSGGADKVAEDRTVPPAVPTRPCISAIQGRCCSVTRRALGQEQGTRVPP, from the exons GGACCGACTCCAG ACGTTTGCTTTCTCCGTGTGCTGGTCAGACAACAGTGACACGTTTGCTCGCAGGAGCTGGGATGAGTTTAGGCAGCTCCAG AGACTGACACATGCTTCTCCCCATCAGAAGACCCTTAAGAAAACCTTCCCAGTGGAGGCAGGCCTGCTCCGGAAATCTGAACGAGTTCTTCCCAAGCTTCCTG ATTCTCCATTGTTGACACGTCGCGGGCACACTGGCCGAGGCCTGGTACGTTTGCGGCTGCTGGACACCTATGTACGGGCATTGCTGGCAACCTCAGAGCACATATTGAGGAGCTCAGCACTCAGTGGCTTCTTTGCACCCAAACCTCTGGATCTGGAGCCCATGCTGCCTCCTGGCAG CCTGGTGATCCTGCCCACACCAGAGGAGCCCTTATGCCAGCCCACAGGCAGCCTTACCATTCACAGCCTGGAGGCTCAGAGCATGCACTGTGTGCAGCCTTTCCACACTCTTGACACAAGAGACAGACCTTTCCACACTCAGGCCCAAGAAATCCTGGACGTATTACTACGACATCCTTCAG gctggtggctggtggaGAACAAGGATCAGCAGACAGCCTGGTTTCCAGCTCCCTACCTGGAGGAGGTAGCAACAGGCCTAGGCCAGGAGTCAGGCCTGGCTTTGCAAGGAAGTG GGAGGCAGCTCTGTGCTACCCAGGCCTATGAGGGCAGTCGCCCTGACGAGCTAACGGTGCCCTCAGGGGCACGTGTAAGTGTGCTGGAAACCTCAGACCGAGGCTGGTGGCTATGCAG GTATAATGGCCGGACAGGCCTGCTGCCCTCAGTGTTGCTGCAACCTGAAGGGCTGGGCTCCCTCCTGAGCAGGTCAGGGCTCCCAGACAGTGGTGGGGCAGACAAGGTGGCCGAGGACAGGACCGTTCCCCCTGCAGTACCGACTCGCCCCTGTATTAGTGCCATCCAGGGCCGATGCTGCTCTGTAACTCGCAGGGCACTGGGACAGGAACAAGGGACCCGGGTTCCCCCTTGA
- the Noxo1 gene encoding NADPH oxidase organizer 1 isoform X2, producing the protein MASPRHPVSARAVALVQMDRLQTFAFSVCWSDNSDTFARRSWDEFRQLQKTLKKTFPVEAGLLRKSERVLPKLPDSPLLTRRGHTGRGLVRLRLLDTYVRALLATSEHILRSSALSGFFAPKPLDLEPMLPPGSLVILPTPEEPLCQPTGSLTIHSLEAQSMHCVQPFHTLDTRDRPFHTQAQEILDVLLRHPSGWWLVENKDQQTAWFPAPYLEEVATGLGQESGLALQGSGRQLCATQAYEGSRPDELTVPSGARVSVLETSDRGWWLCRYNGRTGLLPSVLLQPEGLGSLLSRSGLPDSGGADKVAEDRTVPPAVPTRPCISAIQGRCCSVTRRALGQEQGTRVPP; encoded by the exons GGACCGACTCCAG ACGTTTGCTTTCTCCGTGTGCTGGTCAGACAACAGTGACACGTTTGCTCGCAGGAGCTGGGATGAGTTTAGGCAGCTCCAG AAGACCCTTAAGAAAACCTTCCCAGTGGAGGCAGGCCTGCTCCGGAAATCTGAACGAGTTCTTCCCAAGCTTCCTG ATTCTCCATTGTTGACACGTCGCGGGCACACTGGCCGAGGCCTGGTACGTTTGCGGCTGCTGGACACCTATGTACGGGCATTGCTGGCAACCTCAGAGCACATATTGAGGAGCTCAGCACTCAGTGGCTTCTTTGCACCCAAACCTCTGGATCTGGAGCCCATGCTGCCTCCTGGCAG CCTGGTGATCCTGCCCACACCAGAGGAGCCCTTATGCCAGCCCACAGGCAGCCTTACCATTCACAGCCTGGAGGCTCAGAGCATGCACTGTGTGCAGCCTTTCCACACTCTTGACACAAGAGACAGACCTTTCCACACTCAGGCCCAAGAAATCCTGGACGTATTACTACGACATCCTTCAG gctggtggctggtggaGAACAAGGATCAGCAGACAGCCTGGTTTCCAGCTCCCTACCTGGAGGAGGTAGCAACAGGCCTAGGCCAGGAGTCAGGCCTGGCTTTGCAAGGAAGTG GGAGGCAGCTCTGTGCTACCCAGGCCTATGAGGGCAGTCGCCCTGACGAGCTAACGGTGCCCTCAGGGGCACGTGTAAGTGTGCTGGAAACCTCAGACCGAGGCTGGTGGCTATGCAG GTATAATGGCCGGACAGGCCTGCTGCCCTCAGTGTTGCTGCAACCTGAAGGGCTGGGCTCCCTCCTGAGCAGGTCAGGGCTCCCAGACAGTGGTGGGGCAGACAAGGTGGCCGAGGACAGGACCGTTCCCCCTGCAGTACCGACTCGCCCCTGTATTAGTGCCATCCAGGGCCGATGCTGCTCTGTAACTCGCAGGGCACTGGGACAGGAACAAGGGACCCGGGTTCCCCCTTGA